A stretch of the Pan paniscus chromosome 2, NHGRI_mPanPan1-v2.0_pri, whole genome shotgun sequence genome encodes the following:
- the SETD5 gene encoding histone-lysine N-methyltransferase SETD5 isoform X10: MEVLRDPIKKNSSESKPAQSGFSRGNSPLSCPESVEASPAVNEKSVYSTHNYGTTQRHGCRGLPYATIIPRSDLNGLPSPVEERCGDSPNSEGETVPTWCPCGLSQDGFLLNCDKCRGMSRGKVIRLHRRKQDNISGGDSSATESWDEELSPSTVLYTATQHTPTSITLTVRRTKPKKRKKSPEKGRAAPKTKKIKAFREGSRKSLRMKNSPSEAQNLDENTTEGWENRIRLWTDQYEEAFTNQYSADVQNALEQHLHSSKEFVGKPTILDTINKTELACNNTVIGSQMQLQLGRVTRVQKHRKILRAARDLALDTLIIEYRGKVMLRQQFEVNGHFFKKPYPFVLFYSKFNGVEMCVDARTFGNDARFIRRSCTPNAEVRHMIADGMIHLCIYAVSAITKDAEVTIAFDYEYSNCNYKVDCACHKGNRNCPIQKRNPNAAELPLLPPPPSLPTIGAETRRRKARRKELEMEQQNEASEENNDQQSQEVPEKVTVSSDHEEVDNPEEKPEEEKEEVIDDQENLAHSRRTREDRKVEAIMHAFENLEKRKKRRDQPLEQSNSDVEITTTTSETPVGEETKTEAAESEVSNSVSNVTIPSTPQSVGVNTRRSSQAGDIAAEKPVPKPPPAKPSRPRPKSRISRYRTSSAQRLKRQKQANAQQAELSQAALEEGGSNSLVTPTEAGSLDSSGENRPLTGSDPTVVSITGSHVNRAASKYPKTKKYLVTEWLNDKAEKQECPVECPLRITTDPTVLATTLNMLPGLIHSPLICTTPKHYIRFGSPFIPERRRRPLLPDGTFSSCKKRWIKQALEEGMTQTSSVPQETRTQHLYQSNENSSSSSICKDNADLLSPLKKWKSRYLMEQNVTKLLRPLSPVTPPPPNSGSKSPQLATPGSSHPGEEECRNGYSLMFSPVTSLTTASRCNTPLQFELCHRKDLDLAKVGYLDSNTNSCADRPSLLNSGHSDLAPHPSLGPTSETGFPSRSGDGHQTLVRNSDQAFRTEFNLMYAYSPLNAMPRADGLYRGSPLVGDRKPLHLDGGYCSPAEGFSSRYEHGLMKDLSRGSLSPGGERACEGVPSAPQNPPQRKKVSLLEYRKRKQEAKENSAGGGGDSAQSKSKSAGAGQGSSNSVSDTGAHGVQGSSARTPSSPHKKFSPSHSSMSHLEAVSPSDSRGTSSSHCRPQENISSRWMVPTSVERLREGGSIPKVLRSSVRVAQKGEPSPTWESNITEKDSDPADGEGPETLSSALSKGATVYSPSRYSYQLLQCDSPRTESQSLLQQSSSPFRGHPTQSPGYSYRTTALRPGNPPSHGSSESSLSSTSYSSPAHPVSTDSLAPFTGTPGYFSSQPHSGNSTGSNLPRRSCPSSAASPTLQGPSDSPTSDSVSQSSTGTLSSTSFPQNSRSSLPSDLRTISLPSAGQSAVYQASRVSAVSNSQHYPHRGSGGVHQYRLQPLQGSGVKTQTGLS, from the exons ATGGAAGTATTAAGAGATCCAATTAAGAAGAATAGTTCTGAGTCTAAACCAGCCCAGAGTGGCTTCTCTAGGGGAAACTCCCCGCTCAGCTG CCCTGAATCTGTGGAGGCTAGTCCAGCAGTTAATGAGAAGAGCGTGTATTCCACTCATAATTATGGGACCACTCAGAGGCATGGGTGTCGAGGACTGCCTTATGCT ACGATCATCCCTCGTTCTGACCTGAATGGCCTGCCGTCGCCTGTAGAGGAACGCTGTGGAGACAGCCCGAACTCTGAAGGAGAAACTGTACCTACCTGGTGTCCTTGTGGTCTTTCTCAGGATGGCTTCCTTCTCAACTGTGACAAGTGCAG GGGAATGAGCAGGGGGAAGGTTATTAGACTTCATCGGCGGAAGCAGGACAACATATCAG GTGGGGATAGCAGTGCAACAGAAAGCTGGGATGAGGAGCTTTCTCCTTCCACTGTGTTGTATACAGCAACACAGCACACACCTACAAGCATCACCTTAACTGTTAGAAGAACCAAACCCAAGAAGCGGAAAAAGAGTCCAGAAAAGGGTCGTGCAGCACCAAAGACGAAGAAAATCAAG GCATTTCGAGAGGGATCCCGGAAGTCCTTGCGGATGAAG AATTCTCCCTCTGAAGCACAGAATTTAGATGAGAATACAACTGAGGGCTGGGAAAATCGGATAAGACTATGGACTGACCAGTATGAAGAAGCTTTCACTAATCAGTACAGTGCAGATGTACAGAACGCGCTTGAACAACACCTACATTCTAGCAAGGAATTTGTGGGCAAACCTACTATTTTAGACACTATTAATAAGACTGAATTGGCCTGTAATAACACAGTTATTGGTTCCCAAATGCAG TTACAGCTGGGAAGAGTCACTCGTGTTCAAAAGCACCGGAAGATCCTGAGGGCTGCAAGAGATTTGGCTTTGGACACTCTTATAATAGAGTATCGTGGGAAAGTCATGTTACGACAGCAATTTGAGGTCAATGGGCATTTCTTCAAAAA ACCATACCCCTTTGTGCTCTTCTACTCAAAATTCAATGGTGTAGAGATGTGTGTGGATGCCCGTACTTTCGGTAATGATGCTCGGTTCATCAGAAGATCATGTACACCAAATGCAGAG GTGCGACACATGATTGCAGACGGGATGATTCACCTGTGCATCTATGCTGTGTCTGCCATCACCAAGGATGCTGAGGTCACCATAGCATTTGATTACGAGTATAGTAACTG TAATTATAAAGTGGACTGTGCCTGTCACAAGGGAAACCGGAATTGTCCTATACAAAAAAGGAATCCTAATGCTGCAGAACTGCCACTCCTACCACCTCCTCCAAGCCTACCCACCATTGGAGCAGAGACTAGACGTAGAAAAGCACGACGGAAAGAGCTAGAGATGGAGCAGCAGAATGAGGCTTCAGAGGAGAATAATGACCAGCAATCACAAGAAGTTCCAGAAAAAGTAACTGTATCCAGTGATCATGAG GAAGTAGACAATCCAGAAGAAAAaccagaagaagagaaagaagaggttaTAGATGACCAGGAGAACCTAGCTCATAGCAGGAGG ACCAGGGAAGATAGAAAGGTAGAAGCCATCATGCATGCTTTTGAAAacttagagaaaagaaagaagcggCGGGATCAGCCCTTGGAACAGAGCAACTCTGATGTAGAGATTACTACAACCACCTCAGAGACTCCTGTTGGTGAAGAGACAAAAACTGAAGCCGCTGAATCTGAAGTTAGCAACTCTGTTTCAAATGTTACCATCCCAAGCACCCCACAGAGTGTTGGTGTGAATACCCGGAGGTCTTCCCAGGCAGGG GATATTGCTGCAGAAAAACCAGTCCCCAAGCCACCTCCAGCAAAGCCTTCTAGGCCCCGGCCGAAGAGTCGAATTTCTCGGTACAGGACCAGTTCAGCCCAAAGACTAAAGCGTCAGAAGCAGGCCAATGCACAGCAGGCAGAATTGTCACAAGCTGCCTTGGAAGAGGGAGGAAGTAACAGTTTAGTAACTCCTACTGAAGCTGGAAGTCTAGACAGTTCAGGAGAAAACAGGCCATTAACAGGGTCTGACCCAACTGTGGTGTCAATTACTGGATCCCATGTCAACCGTGCTGCATCTAAATACCCCAAAACCAAAAAG TATCTAGTTACAGAATGGTTGAATGACAAAGCAGAGAAGCAAGAGTGCCCTGTTGAGTGCCCTTTACGTATCACAACGGATCCAACTGTACTGGCAACGACCCTAAACATGTTACCAGGTCTTATCCATTCCCCGTTAATTTGCACCACCCCCAAACACTACATTCGCTTTGGCTCACCCTTTATCCCTGAGAGACGTCGAAGGCCCCTTCTGCCTGATGGCACATTCAGCTCCTGTAAGAAG CGCTGGATAAAACAAGCCTTAGAAGAAGGGATGACTCAAACATCATCTGTACCCCAAGAGACTAGAACTCAGCACCTATACCAAAGCAATGAGAATAGTAGCTCTTCTAGTATCTGCAAAGACAATGCAG ACTTGTTGAGCCCATTAAAGAAATGGAAGTCTCGCTATCTGATGGAGCAGAATGTCACCAAGTTACTTCGGCCTCTGTCTCCAGTCACACCACCCCCTCCCAATTCAGGCTCAAAGAGTCCCCAGCTGGCCACACCTGGCTCATCTCACCCAGGAGAAGAGGAGTGTCGAAATGGATACAGCCTCATGTTTTCACCAGTCACATCTCTTACTACTGCTAGTCGCTGCAACACTCCTCTGCAGTTTGAG cTTTGTCACCGAAAAGACCTGGATTTGGCAAAAGTAGGATACCTTGACTCCAACACTAACAGCTGTGCTGATAGACCTTCCCTACTCAACTCAGGTCATTCTGACCTGGCTCCTCATCCCTCCCTCGGACCCACTTCTGAGACTGGTTTCCCAAGCAGAAGTGGAGATGGACATCAGACCCTCGTGAGAAACTCAGACCAGGCATTTCGGACAGAGTTCAACTTGATGTATGCCTACTCCCCTTTGAACGCTATGCCTCGAGCAGATGGACTGTATCGAGGATCTCCTCTAGTGGGGGATAGGAAGCCTTTACATTTGGATGGGGGATATTGTTCCCCTGCAGAAGGATTTTCCAGCAGATATGAACATGGCTTAATGAAAGACCTCTCTCGTGGATCCTTGTCACCTGGTGGTGAAAGGGCCTGTGAAGGAGTCCCATCTGCCCCCCAGAACCCACCACAGAGGAAAAAA gTATCCCTGCTGGAGTACCGAAAACGGAAACAAGAAGCTAAGGAAAATTCTGCTGGTGGGGGAGGTGACTCTGCACAGAGCAAAAGCAAGTCTGCAGGAGCTGGGCAAGGCAGCAGTAACTCCGTTTCTGACACTGGTGCCCATGGTGTGCAGGGATCCTCAGCCCGAACTCCATCTTCCCCTCACAAAAAATTCTCCCCATCTCATTCCTCTATGTCCCATTTGGAGGCGGTAAGCCCATCAGATTCCAGAGGCACTTCTTCATCTCACTGCAGACCTCAAGAGAATATCAGCAGTAGGTG GATGGTTCCCACATCAGTAGAACGACTCCGAGAAGGAGGGAGCATCCCCAAGGTCCTCCGAAGCAGCGTGAGGGTGGCCCAAAAGGGAGAGCCCTCTCCCACATGGGAGAGTAACATCACAGAGAAAGACTCAG ACCCTGCAGATGGAGAAGGCCCAGAGACATTGAGCTCAGCACTCTCTAAAGGAGCAACAGTTTACAGCCCTTCCAGATACAGCTACCAG CTCCTGCAGTGTGATAGTCCTCGGACAGAATCACAAAGCCTCCTTCAGCAGAGTTCCTCCCCCTTCAGAGGACATCCTACACAATCTCCAGGATACAGTTATCGAACTACTGCACTGAGACCTGGAAACCCCCCCTCTCACGGTTCTTCAGAATCATCCCTCTCTTCCACGTCCTATTCCAGCCCCGCCCACCCTGTGTCCACAGACTCGTTGGCCCCATTTACGGGGACACCAGGGTATTTTAGCAGCCAGCCACATTCTGGAAACAGCACTGGCAGCAATCTTCCAAGGAGGAGCTGCCCTTCTAGTGCTGCTAGCCCTACCCTGCAGGGACCCTCAGACTCGCCAACCTCAGATTCAGTTTCTCAGTCCAGCACAGGAACTCTGAGTTCCACCTCCTTTCCTCAGAACTCTAGGTCGTCATTGCCATCAGACTTACGGACTATCAGTCTGCCCAGTGCTGGGCAGTCAGCTGTCTACCAGGCCTCCAGGGTATCTGCGGTTTCCAATTCACAGCACTACCCACACCGTGGGAGTGGGGGTGTGCACCAGTACCGACTCCAGCCACTGCAAGGGTCAGGAGTCAAGACTCAGACAGGACTTTCCTAG
- the SETD5 gene encoding histone-lysine N-methyltransferase SETD5 isoform X8, with the protein MEVLRDPIKKNSSESKPAQSGFSRGNSPLSCPESVEASPAVNEKSVYSTHNYGTTQRHGCRGLPYADHNYGAPPPPTPPASPPVQTIIPRSDLNGLPSPVEERCGDSPNSEGETVPTWCPCGLSQDGFLLNCDKCRGMSRGKVIRLHRRKQDNISGGDSSATESWDEELSPSTVLYTATQHTPTSITLTVRRTKPKKRKKSPEKGRAAPKTKKIKNSPSEAQNLDENTTEGWENRIRLWTDQYEEAFTNQYSADVQNALEQHLHSSKEFVGKPTILDTINKTELACNNTVIGSQMQLQLGRVTRVQKHRKILRAARDLALDTLIIEYRGKVMLRQQFEVNGHFFKKPYPFVLFYSKFNGVEMCVDARTFGNDARFIRRSCTPNAEVRHMIADGMIHLCIYAVSAITKDAEVTIAFDYEYSNCNYKVDCACHKGNRNCPIQKRNPNAAELPLLPPPPSLPTIGAETRRRKARRKELEMEQQNEASEENNDQQSQEVPEKVTVSSDHEEVDNPEEKPEEEKEEVIDDQENLAHSRRTREDRKVEAIMHAFENLEKRKKRRDQPLEQSNSDVEITTTTSETPVGEETKTEAAESEVSNSVSNVTIPSTPQSVGVNTRRSSQAGDIAAEKPVPKPPPAKPSRPRPKSRISRYRTSSAQRLKRQKQANAQQAELSQAALEEGGSNSLVTPTEAGSLDSSGENRPLTGSDPTVVSITGSHVNRAASKYPKTKKYLVTEWLNDKAEKQECPVECPLRITTDPTVLATTLNMLPGLIHSPLICTTPKHYIRFGSPFIPERRRRPLLPDGTFSSCKKRWIKQALEEGMTQTSSVPQETRTQHLYQSNENSSSSSICKDNADLLSPLKKWKSRYLMEQNVTKLLRPLSPVTPPPPNSGSKSPQLATPGSSHPGEEECRNGYSLMFSPVTSLTTASRCNTPLQFELCHRKDLDLAKVGYLDSNTNSCADRPSLLNSGHSDLAPHPSLGPTSETGFPSRSGDGHQTLVRNSDQAFRTEFNLMYAYSPLNAMPRADGLYRGSPLVGDRKPLHLDGGYCSPAEGFSSRYEHGLMKDLSRGSLSPGGERACEGVPSAPQNPPQRKKVSLLEYRKRKQEAKENSAGGGGDSAQSKSKSAGAGQGSSNSVSDTGAHGVQGSSARTPSSPHKKFSPSHSSMSHLEAVSPSDSRGTSSSHCRPQENISSRWMVPTSVERLREGGSIPKVLRSSVRVAQKGEPSPTWESNITEKDSDPADGEGPETLSSALSKGATVYSPSRYSYQLLQCDSPRTESQSLLQQSSSPFRGHPTQSPGYSYRTTALRPGNPPSHGSSESSLSSTSYSSPAHPVSTDSLAPFTGTPGYFSSQPHSGNSTGSNLPRRSCPSSAASPTLQGPSDSPTSDSVSQSSTGTLSSTSFPQNSRSSLPSDLRTISLPSAGQSAVYQASRVSAVSNSQHYPHRGSGGVHQYRLQPLQGSGVKTQTGLS; encoded by the exons ATGGAAGTATTAAGAGATCCAATTAAGAAGAATAGTTCTGAGTCTAAACCAGCCCAGAGTGGCTTCTCTAGGGGAAACTCCCCGCTCAGCTG CCCTGAATCTGTGGAGGCTAGTCCAGCAGTTAATGAGAAGAGCGTGTATTCCACTCATAATTATGGGACCACTCAGAGGCATGGGTGTCGAGGACTGCCTTATGCT GATCATAATTACGGAGCCCCTCCTCCTCCGACACCTCCTGCTTCTCCCCCTGTCCAGACGATCATCCCTCGTTCTGACCTGAATGGCCTGCCGTCGCCTGTAGAGGAACGCTGTGGAGACAGCCCGAACTCTGAAGGAGAAACTGTACCTACCTGGTGTCCTTGTGGTCTTTCTCAGGATGGCTTCCTTCTCAACTGTGACAAGTGCAG GGGAATGAGCAGGGGGAAGGTTATTAGACTTCATCGGCGGAAGCAGGACAACATATCAG GTGGGGATAGCAGTGCAACAGAAAGCTGGGATGAGGAGCTTTCTCCTTCCACTGTGTTGTATACAGCAACACAGCACACACCTACAAGCATCACCTTAACTGTTAGAAGAACCAAACCCAAGAAGCGGAAAAAGAGTCCAGAAAAGGGTCGTGCAGCACCAAAGACGAAGAAAATCAAG AATTCTCCCTCTGAAGCACAGAATTTAGATGAGAATACAACTGAGGGCTGGGAAAATCGGATAAGACTATGGACTGACCAGTATGAAGAAGCTTTCACTAATCAGTACAGTGCAGATGTACAGAACGCGCTTGAACAACACCTACATTCTAGCAAGGAATTTGTGGGCAAACCTACTATTTTAGACACTATTAATAAGACTGAATTGGCCTGTAATAACACAGTTATTGGTTCCCAAATGCAG TTACAGCTGGGAAGAGTCACTCGTGTTCAAAAGCACCGGAAGATCCTGAGGGCTGCAAGAGATTTGGCTTTGGACACTCTTATAATAGAGTATCGTGGGAAAGTCATGTTACGACAGCAATTTGAGGTCAATGGGCATTTCTTCAAAAA ACCATACCCCTTTGTGCTCTTCTACTCAAAATTCAATGGTGTAGAGATGTGTGTGGATGCCCGTACTTTCGGTAATGATGCTCGGTTCATCAGAAGATCATGTACACCAAATGCAGAG GTGCGACACATGATTGCAGACGGGATGATTCACCTGTGCATCTATGCTGTGTCTGCCATCACCAAGGATGCTGAGGTCACCATAGCATTTGATTACGAGTATAGTAACTG TAATTATAAAGTGGACTGTGCCTGTCACAAGGGAAACCGGAATTGTCCTATACAAAAAAGGAATCCTAATGCTGCAGAACTGCCACTCCTACCACCTCCTCCAAGCCTACCCACCATTGGAGCAGAGACTAGACGTAGAAAAGCACGACGGAAAGAGCTAGAGATGGAGCAGCAGAATGAGGCTTCAGAGGAGAATAATGACCAGCAATCACAAGAAGTTCCAGAAAAAGTAACTGTATCCAGTGATCATGAG GAAGTAGACAATCCAGAAGAAAAaccagaagaagagaaagaagaggttaTAGATGACCAGGAGAACCTAGCTCATAGCAGGAGG ACCAGGGAAGATAGAAAGGTAGAAGCCATCATGCATGCTTTTGAAAacttagagaaaagaaagaagcggCGGGATCAGCCCTTGGAACAGAGCAACTCTGATGTAGAGATTACTACAACCACCTCAGAGACTCCTGTTGGTGAAGAGACAAAAACTGAAGCCGCTGAATCTGAAGTTAGCAACTCTGTTTCAAATGTTACCATCCCAAGCACCCCACAGAGTGTTGGTGTGAATACCCGGAGGTCTTCCCAGGCAGGG GATATTGCTGCAGAAAAACCAGTCCCCAAGCCACCTCCAGCAAAGCCTTCTAGGCCCCGGCCGAAGAGTCGAATTTCTCGGTACAGGACCAGTTCAGCCCAAAGACTAAAGCGTCAGAAGCAGGCCAATGCACAGCAGGCAGAATTGTCACAAGCTGCCTTGGAAGAGGGAGGAAGTAACAGTTTAGTAACTCCTACTGAAGCTGGAAGTCTAGACAGTTCAGGAGAAAACAGGCCATTAACAGGGTCTGACCCAACTGTGGTGTCAATTACTGGATCCCATGTCAACCGTGCTGCATCTAAATACCCCAAAACCAAAAAG TATCTAGTTACAGAATGGTTGAATGACAAAGCAGAGAAGCAAGAGTGCCCTGTTGAGTGCCCTTTACGTATCACAACGGATCCAACTGTACTGGCAACGACCCTAAACATGTTACCAGGTCTTATCCATTCCCCGTTAATTTGCACCACCCCCAAACACTACATTCGCTTTGGCTCACCCTTTATCCCTGAGAGACGTCGAAGGCCCCTTCTGCCTGATGGCACATTCAGCTCCTGTAAGAAG CGCTGGATAAAACAAGCCTTAGAAGAAGGGATGACTCAAACATCATCTGTACCCCAAGAGACTAGAACTCAGCACCTATACCAAAGCAATGAGAATAGTAGCTCTTCTAGTATCTGCAAAGACAATGCAG ACTTGTTGAGCCCATTAAAGAAATGGAAGTCTCGCTATCTGATGGAGCAGAATGTCACCAAGTTACTTCGGCCTCTGTCTCCAGTCACACCACCCCCTCCCAATTCAGGCTCAAAGAGTCCCCAGCTGGCCACACCTGGCTCATCTCACCCAGGAGAAGAGGAGTGTCGAAATGGATACAGCCTCATGTTTTCACCAGTCACATCTCTTACTACTGCTAGTCGCTGCAACACTCCTCTGCAGTTTGAG cTTTGTCACCGAAAAGACCTGGATTTGGCAAAAGTAGGATACCTTGACTCCAACACTAACAGCTGTGCTGATAGACCTTCCCTACTCAACTCAGGTCATTCTGACCTGGCTCCTCATCCCTCCCTCGGACCCACTTCTGAGACTGGTTTCCCAAGCAGAAGTGGAGATGGACATCAGACCCTCGTGAGAAACTCAGACCAGGCATTTCGGACAGAGTTCAACTTGATGTATGCCTACTCCCCTTTGAACGCTATGCCTCGAGCAGATGGACTGTATCGAGGATCTCCTCTAGTGGGGGATAGGAAGCCTTTACATTTGGATGGGGGATATTGTTCCCCTGCAGAAGGATTTTCCAGCAGATATGAACATGGCTTAATGAAAGACCTCTCTCGTGGATCCTTGTCACCTGGTGGTGAAAGGGCCTGTGAAGGAGTCCCATCTGCCCCCCAGAACCCACCACAGAGGAAAAAA gTATCCCTGCTGGAGTACCGAAAACGGAAACAAGAAGCTAAGGAAAATTCTGCTGGTGGGGGAGGTGACTCTGCACAGAGCAAAAGCAAGTCTGCAGGAGCTGGGCAAGGCAGCAGTAACTCCGTTTCTGACACTGGTGCCCATGGTGTGCAGGGATCCTCAGCCCGAACTCCATCTTCCCCTCACAAAAAATTCTCCCCATCTCATTCCTCTATGTCCCATTTGGAGGCGGTAAGCCCATCAGATTCCAGAGGCACTTCTTCATCTCACTGCAGACCTCAAGAGAATATCAGCAGTAGGTG GATGGTTCCCACATCAGTAGAACGACTCCGAGAAGGAGGGAGCATCCCCAAGGTCCTCCGAAGCAGCGTGAGGGTGGCCCAAAAGGGAGAGCCCTCTCCCACATGGGAGAGTAACATCACAGAGAAAGACTCAG ACCCTGCAGATGGAGAAGGCCCAGAGACATTGAGCTCAGCACTCTCTAAAGGAGCAACAGTTTACAGCCCTTCCAGATACAGCTACCAG CTCCTGCAGTGTGATAGTCCTCGGACAGAATCACAAAGCCTCCTTCAGCAGAGTTCCTCCCCCTTCAGAGGACATCCTACACAATCTCCAGGATACAGTTATCGAACTACTGCACTGAGACCTGGAAACCCCCCCTCTCACGGTTCTTCAGAATCATCCCTCTCTTCCACGTCCTATTCCAGCCCCGCCCACCCTGTGTCCACAGACTCGTTGGCCCCATTTACGGGGACACCAGGGTATTTTAGCAGCCAGCCACATTCTGGAAACAGCACTGGCAGCAATCTTCCAAGGAGGAGCTGCCCTTCTAGTGCTGCTAGCCCTACCCTGCAGGGACCCTCAGACTCGCCAACCTCAGATTCAGTTTCTCAGTCCAGCACAGGAACTCTGAGTTCCACCTCCTTTCCTCAGAACTCTAGGTCGTCATTGCCATCAGACTTACGGACTATCAGTCTGCCCAGTGCTGGGCAGTCAGCTGTCTACCAGGCCTCCAGGGTATCTGCGGTTTCCAATTCACAGCACTACCCACACCGTGGGAGTGGGGGTGTGCACCAGTACCGACTCCAGCCACTGCAAGGGTCAGGAGTCAAGACTCAGACAGGACTTTCCTAG